Proteins from a single region of Seriola aureovittata isolate HTS-2021-v1 ecotype China chromosome 9, ASM2101889v1, whole genome shotgun sequence:
- the taf11 gene encoding transcription initiation factor TFIID subunit 11, which produces MADPARIKAEDASERTTSASAEHPKSEETEDVPATSNPTHENKDSSSQDQSKQEVKSETAGGEDEEEGTSSQPSSKRLKVEPEKKKEKRHKVDEDEIQKMQVLVSSFSEEQLNRYEMYRRSAFPKAAIKRLIQSITGSSVSQNVVIAMSGISKVFAGEIVEEALDVCEKWGDTPPLQPKHMREAVRRLKSRDQIPNTKYKNILFH; this is translated from the exons ATGGCCGACCCTGCACGGATCAAAGCTGAGGATGCATCCGAGAGGACGACTTCTGCTTCCGCGGAGCATCCTAAATCAGAGGAAACTGAAGATGTACCTGCCACATCAAACcccacacatgaaaacaaagactcGTCCTCGCAAGACCAGTCCAAACAGGAGGTTAAATCT GAAACAGCAGGTGgagaagatgaggaagaaggaACCTCTAGCCAGCCTAGTTCCAAAAGACTGAAGGTggaaccagagaagaagaaggagaagcgCCACAAGGTTGATGAAGATGAAATACAAAAGATGCA GGTTCTGGTGTCATCCTTTTCTGAAGAGCAACTGAATCGCTATGAGATGTACAGACGGTCTGCCTTTCCTAAGGCTGCTATTAAGAGG CTGATCCAGTCCATAACAGGATCATCAGTGTCCCAGAATGTAGTAATTGCCATGTCTGGTATTTCCAAGGTTTTTGCTGGGGAAATTGTTGAGGAAG CACTGGATGTTTGTGAGAAATGGGGAGATACACCACCTCTACAACCCAAACACATGAGGGAAGCAGTGAGGAGGCTGAAGAGCCGAGATCAGATTCCTAACACCAAGTACAAGAATATTCTCTTTCACTGA